From Streptomyces sp. TLI_053, a single genomic window includes:
- a CDS encoding DUF3962 domain-containing protein — MKYRTIRTAAWAPVSPEASLTANYRALPFPEQWYGALLDLCNSGRPPKAEPYRTVPTWRLDQVLQALAPDLIVRPRPAQHKGEPADFWLYAPAGATDPLPGPAFRALLSAWLRDLRPEPEHRTGRREVEALLSADPPQWHPVEAELLRCAPTEGGTAAPDARQYQLATDHLAHRILTLDPYDFGAGKLYFRAVPRGPRDQGAELVSQPLPWDGKGDRTWWYSVVLNITLHTVPFDPLPRLHLHTHIRRWATRTNASTGQLRLPFGRRTSVLLRPRVPWLPGAPASERFAVARLEWNRAKRGIDWVGGGPAGMLGGIALAEPFPDADGILGAPEEWLTPDMRAAVVYSTAMGSHEVGAGLMSDQRSRIVRWAEQALPEELRPVPELEHTRRAATHRPANPRPKPSGEVAKASEEVRAATARRVGTAFALAALNGADGTEHSDGPPDRLPVLEARLLWQTAEMRDHAITALVGHLGLKDDGTRPTAEEYEAARPGAPALLEWDTAELTVRLRCLKLTGSLASDLPLGDARATRDVVTAALSARRTEVRTFLDADREDRLPALALVEIDRRKDFTTPEHDPKFALRLGCADAGVLTQFIAVPKKVKGYNSEKNADFRALKAWDDGLRQLGVRVHPEHSLGERLPEGLRYAAVWMVRRNARSRTRWAGHELVAVRVTPTRPGSGMARVEGWDRTVDNGAGAWIPYPALLLRLTRLAEVPSALPAPRAGTEQQAERPSWWQDMRRQRQETEERLQKVVRSLRGTPTVLLAHAQNCRSHWTWLQDGQTEPDRIRTGLSNRRLDPDLRLVRVRTAQGRETAQWWGVHPDEVNGINGLPAHLWTDPTAEEGSARVFWSTTPKAFQFSGSAVEADKLAPRPLKAGKRKGELTVDTDKPAWNPALVELAVLGCHLADGDDPEALALAVHQLRQAPDLPDALSLPLPLHLAGLAQEYVLPTLADDEAATDPTADADPDSAAAAGLAQAPEPDDDAPGQLSLFASEVVLP; from the coding sequence ATGAAGTACCGGACCATCCGCACCGCCGCCTGGGCACCCGTCTCCCCCGAGGCCTCCCTCACGGCGAACTACCGCGCCCTCCCGTTCCCCGAACAGTGGTACGGAGCTCTCCTCGATCTCTGCAACTCCGGCCGTCCGCCGAAGGCCGAGCCGTACCGCACCGTCCCGACGTGGCGGCTGGACCAGGTCCTCCAGGCCCTCGCCCCGGACCTGATCGTCCGTCCCCGCCCAGCCCAGCACAAGGGTGAGCCCGCCGATTTCTGGCTCTACGCCCCGGCCGGGGCGACCGATCCGCTACCGGGCCCGGCGTTCCGGGCGCTGCTGTCGGCCTGGCTGCGCGACCTGCGTCCCGAGCCCGAGCACCGGACCGGTCGGCGCGAGGTCGAGGCCCTGCTGTCCGCCGATCCGCCGCAGTGGCACCCGGTGGAGGCGGAACTGCTGCGCTGCGCGCCCACCGAGGGCGGCACGGCCGCGCCCGACGCCCGTCAGTACCAGCTGGCGACGGACCATCTGGCACATCGGATCCTCACGCTGGACCCGTACGACTTCGGCGCCGGGAAGCTGTACTTCCGCGCCGTACCCCGCGGCCCGCGCGACCAGGGCGCGGAACTGGTCTCGCAGCCGCTCCCCTGGGACGGGAAGGGCGACCGGACCTGGTGGTACTCGGTGGTACTCAACATCACCCTGCACACCGTCCCGTTCGACCCGCTGCCCCGTCTGCACCTGCACACCCACATCCGCCGGTGGGCGACGCGCACCAACGCTTCCACCGGGCAACTGCGACTGCCGTTCGGCCGCCGGACCTCCGTCCTGCTGCGTCCGCGGGTGCCGTGGCTGCCGGGGGCGCCCGCGAGCGAGCGCTTCGCGGTGGCCCGGCTGGAGTGGAACCGCGCCAAGCGCGGCATCGACTGGGTCGGCGGCGGCCCCGCCGGGATGCTTGGCGGAATCGCGCTGGCCGAACCGTTCCCGGATGCCGACGGGATCCTCGGCGCGCCGGAGGAGTGGCTCACCCCGGACATGCGCGCGGCGGTGGTGTACAGCACCGCCATGGGCTCGCACGAGGTCGGTGCGGGGCTGATGTCGGACCAGCGCTCGCGGATCGTCCGCTGGGCCGAGCAGGCGCTGCCCGAGGAACTGCGCCCCGTGCCGGAGCTGGAGCACACCCGGCGGGCCGCGACCCACCGGCCGGCGAACCCCCGGCCGAAGCCCTCCGGCGAGGTCGCCAAAGCTTCGGAAGAAGTGCGGGCGGCCACCGCCCGCCGGGTCGGGACAGCCTTCGCCCTTGCGGCGCTGAACGGCGCGGACGGTACCGAACACTCCGACGGCCCGCCGGATCGGCTGCCTGTCCTGGAGGCGCGGCTGCTGTGGCAGACCGCCGAGATGCGCGACCACGCCATCACCGCGCTGGTCGGCCACCTCGGTCTCAAGGACGACGGCACGCGGCCTACCGCCGAGGAGTACGAGGCCGCACGCCCGGGCGCCCCGGCGCTCCTGGAGTGGGACACCGCCGAGCTGACCGTCCGGCTGCGCTGCCTCAAGCTGACCGGCTCGCTCGCGAGCGACCTTCCCCTGGGCGACGCGCGCGCCACTCGGGACGTCGTCACCGCCGCCCTGAGCGCCCGTCGCACCGAGGTACGAACCTTTCTCGACGCCGACCGGGAGGACCGGCTCCCTGCCCTCGCCCTGGTCGAGATCGACCGGAGGAAGGACTTCACCACGCCCGAGCACGACCCCAAGTTCGCGCTCCGGCTGGGGTGCGCCGACGCCGGGGTACTGACCCAGTTCATCGCGGTCCCCAAGAAGGTGAAGGGCTACAACAGCGAGAAGAACGCCGACTTCCGGGCTCTCAAGGCCTGGGACGACGGGCTGCGGCAGCTCGGAGTGCGGGTCCATCCTGAACACAGCCTGGGTGAGCGCCTGCCCGAGGGCCTGCGCTACGCGGCGGTGTGGATGGTCCGCAGGAACGCCCGCAGCCGGACCCGCTGGGCCGGCCACGAGCTGGTCGCCGTCCGTGTCACCCCGACCCGCCCGGGCAGCGGGATGGCGCGGGTGGAGGGCTGGGACCGAACCGTCGACAACGGCGCGGGCGCGTGGATCCCGTACCCGGCGCTGCTGCTGCGTCTGACCCGCCTCGCCGAGGTGCCGTCCGCCCTTCCCGCACCTCGCGCCGGTACGGAGCAGCAGGCCGAACGCCCCTCCTGGTGGCAGGACATGCGGCGCCAGCGGCAGGAAACGGAGGAGCGTCTGCAGAAGGTGGTGCGATCGCTGCGCGGCACGCCGACAGTGCTGCTGGCTCACGCGCAGAACTGCCGCTCGCACTGGACGTGGTTGCAGGACGGTCAGACCGAACCGGACCGGATCCGCACCGGTCTGTCCAACCGACGGCTCGACCCGGACCTGCGTCTGGTCCGGGTCCGGACGGCCCAGGGCCGCGAGACCGCGCAGTGGTGGGGGGTGCACCCGGACGAGGTCAACGGCATCAACGGCCTGCCGGCTCATCTGTGGACCGACCCCACTGCCGAAGAGGGAAGTGCGCGGGTGTTCTGGTCGACCACGCCCAAGGCCTTCCAGTTCAGCGGATCGGCCGTGGAGGCGGACAAGCTCGCCCCGCGGCCGCTGAAGGCCGGCAAGCGCAAGGGCGAACTGACCGTCGACACCGACAAACCGGCCTGGAACCCTGCGCTGGTCGAGCTCGCCGTTCTCGGCTGCCACCTGGCCGACGGGGACGATCCGGAGGCGCTCGCCCTTGCCGTTCACCAACTGCGCCAGGCCCCGGACCTCCCGGACGCCCTGAGCCTGCCGCTGCCGCTGCACCTCGCCGGTCTCGCCCAGGAGTACGTCCTCCCGACGCTTGCCGACGACGAGGCGGCGACCGATCCGACGGCCGATGCCGATCCGGACTCGGCGGCGGCCGCCGGTCTGGCGCAGGCTCCGGAGCCGGACGACGACGCCCCCGGGCAGCTCTCGCTGTTCGCCTCCGAGGTGGTACTCCCCTAG
- the drmC gene encoding DISARM system phospholipase D-like protein DrmC translates to MTTPRFEAAAASAVAALGPQRARALAALLEQGRGAEYAVGEFPSSRTSGEVREVYRAIGAESIPAAAAAAYLRGFSAAWGERRGDAEVTTVWSGPGTPGVPVRSTARVLTEVVREARTELLAMTYAARPYRPLLQALGDAVIRGVEVHIVVETREGAGRLLDGPEPAETFRPLTGVRLWHWPVNRRDHPSARQHAKLAVADRRILFLGSANLTESGVRRNLEAGTVVRGGAAPERAAEHIRALMRQGVLRPLPS, encoded by the coding sequence GTGACGACCCCGCGCTTCGAGGCCGCGGCCGCTTCGGCGGTCGCGGCCCTCGGCCCGCAGCGGGCCCGAGCCCTGGCGGCCCTGCTCGAACAGGGCCGCGGCGCGGAGTACGCGGTGGGCGAGTTCCCGTCCTCCCGGACCTCCGGTGAGGTCCGGGAGGTGTACCGGGCGATCGGGGCCGAATCCATACCCGCCGCCGCTGCCGCCGCCTATCTGCGCGGGTTCAGCGCGGCCTGGGGCGAACGGCGCGGTGACGCCGAGGTCACGACCGTCTGGAGCGGCCCGGGCACCCCGGGCGTGCCCGTGCGGTCGACCGCGCGCGTCCTGACGGAGGTCGTCCGGGAGGCGCGGACGGAGCTGCTCGCGATGACGTATGCGGCCCGTCCCTACCGGCCGTTGCTCCAGGCGCTCGGGGACGCCGTGATCCGGGGGGTGGAAGTGCACATCGTGGTCGAGACCCGGGAGGGTGCCGGTCGCCTGCTGGACGGCCCCGAGCCCGCCGAGACCTTCCGACCCCTGACCGGCGTCCGGCTCTGGCACTGGCCGGTGAACCGGCGGGACCACCCGTCGGCGCGTCAGCACGCCAAGCTCGCCGTCGCCGACCGCCGGATCCTCTTCCTGGGGAGCGCCAACCTGACCGAGTCCGGCGTACGTCGGAATCTGGAGGCCGGCACCGTCGTTCGAGGTGGGGCAGCGCCCGAGCGAGCTGCGGAGCACATCCGCGCGTTGATGCGGCAAGGAGTCCTCCGGCCTTTGCCGTCCTGA
- a CDS encoding DUF1998 domain-containing protein — protein sequence MSNGYFRRVGAVRPSHLMFTAGVGSLVDLPNFSVLVQGLEQWNYNGLTDYHIDEPRLRAAVNRSLQLYGREQVTELRAAPWVEGSESAKDQAAQGVGVPVAPFPQWLRCTACNELAPVDSETFVLVNSNPRAPHEAKFVHDCTQGRKKPLAVAARFTLVCTAGHLDEFPYTPFVHGGGSCPTAPRPRLRMKDHGGNQAANVTIECVGCSARRNIRDAMGERGRRNLPACRGRHPHLGSFFEHGGCDREATLMVAGASNQWFPMTLSALALPPGENDKLAELVEERWEEVKGIVSRDNYDLLSSVPALGWLKDLDPDALIAEVKARAAALGGEAPATDVRPPDLLGPEWDVLSAVRPPAASEDFALEAVPVPDALKGLFSDVRQVERLREARALIGFTRLDAPDPESPEIATPVRLSRSALGWVPASEVRGEGIFLRVRDDLMADWVKRMEKAPQMAAHREAFARFRTNRRSDRLTGQFDPMYGWPGERYLALHTLSHLLIRTIALECGYSSASLAERIYAGDDTDPRTGILIYTAVPDSEGTLGGLVSLAEDPHFERIVRRALREAAHCSSDPLCAERLPHAPADYLHGAACHICLFVSETTCERGNRFLDRRFLVPLGDESELVLTPHELLS from the coding sequence ATGAGCAACGGCTATTTCCGCCGGGTGGGAGCGGTGCGCCCCAGCCATCTGATGTTCACGGCCGGGGTGGGATCCCTCGTCGACCTGCCCAACTTCTCCGTCCTGGTCCAGGGGCTGGAGCAGTGGAACTACAACGGCCTGACCGACTACCACATCGACGAACCGCGGCTGCGGGCGGCCGTCAACCGTTCGCTGCAGCTCTACGGCCGTGAGCAGGTCACCGAGCTGCGTGCGGCGCCCTGGGTCGAGGGCTCCGAATCGGCCAAGGACCAGGCCGCCCAGGGGGTCGGAGTGCCCGTCGCGCCGTTCCCCCAGTGGCTGCGGTGCACCGCCTGCAACGAACTCGCGCCGGTCGACTCCGAGACCTTCGTCCTCGTCAACAGCAATCCGCGGGCGCCGCACGAGGCGAAGTTCGTCCACGACTGCACCCAGGGTCGGAAGAAGCCGCTCGCCGTCGCCGCCCGCTTCACCCTGGTCTGCACCGCGGGTCATCTCGACGAGTTCCCGTACACGCCGTTCGTCCACGGTGGCGGGTCCTGCCCGACCGCACCGCGGCCGCGGCTGCGGATGAAGGACCACGGCGGCAACCAGGCGGCCAACGTGACCATCGAGTGCGTCGGTTGTTCGGCCAGGCGCAACATCCGCGACGCGATGGGCGAGCGCGGGCGGCGCAACCTGCCCGCCTGCCGCGGGCGCCACCCGCACCTGGGGAGCTTCTTCGAACACGGCGGCTGCGACCGCGAGGCCACCCTGATGGTCGCGGGCGCGTCCAACCAGTGGTTCCCGATGACGCTGAGCGCCCTCGCCCTTCCCCCGGGCGAGAACGACAAGCTCGCGGAGCTGGTCGAGGAGCGGTGGGAGGAGGTGAAGGGCATCGTCTCGCGCGACAACTACGACCTGCTGTCCTCGGTGCCGGCGCTCGGCTGGCTCAAGGACCTCGACCCGGACGCACTCATCGCCGAGGTCAAGGCCAGGGCAGCGGCCCTGGGTGGTGAGGCGCCGGCCACGGACGTCCGGCCGCCCGACCTGCTTGGCCCCGAGTGGGACGTCCTGTCCGCGGTCCGGCCGCCCGCCGCCTCCGAGGACTTCGCACTGGAGGCGGTACCCGTCCCCGACGCCCTGAAGGGACTGTTCTCGGACGTCCGCCAGGTGGAGCGGCTGCGCGAGGCTCGCGCCTTGATCGGATTCACCCGGCTCGACGCACCCGACCCGGAATCTCCCGAGATCGCCACCCCGGTGCGGCTCTCCCGGTCGGCCCTGGGCTGGGTGCCGGCCAGTGAGGTCCGGGGCGAGGGAATCTTCCTGCGGGTCCGGGACGACCTGATGGCCGACTGGGTGAAGCGGATGGAGAAGGCACCGCAGATGGCCGCCCATCGGGAGGCCTTCGCCCGGTTCCGTACCAACCGCAGGAGCGATCGGCTCACCGGGCAGTTCGATCCGATGTACGGGTGGCCGGGGGAGCGCTACCTCGCCCTGCACACGCTGTCCCACCTGCTCATCCGCACCATCGCCCTGGAGTGCGGCTACAGCTCGGCGAGCCTCGCCGAGCGGATCTACGCCGGCGACGACACCGACCCGAGGACCGGCATCCTGATCTACACGGCGGTGCCCGATTCCGAGGGCACCCTGGGCGGCCTGGTCTCGCTGGCCGAGGACCCGCACTTCGAACGGATCGTCAGGCGGGCGCTTCGCGAAGCGGCGCACTGCTCCTCCGACCCGCTCTGCGCGGAACGGCTGCCGCACGCCCCGGCCGACTACCTGCACGGCGCCGCCTGCCACATCTGCCTGTTCGTCTCGGAGACGACCTGTGAGCGCGGCAACCGCTTCCTGGACCGCCGCTTCCTGGTGCCGCTCGGTGACGAGTCCGAGCTGGTCCTCACACCGCACGAGCTGCTTTCGTGA
- the drmA gene encoding DISARM system helicase DrmA, whose translation MSAQPSPPPVPHPFDDVPQTFLPGDSYDAREALENYITLDLLGPWDGDVEELPHRSAGPRDRYLVGMLGPRPTDETTARAARTAAQLADVEPGSDGDRSDSEPRELLTPQASGRIWASSMGLSFTVPAAVGTLAVKASWGRYSLTETLTEDGRTLRVWGREPVEHREDIDVTATGDHHLVLDGDRRDQPCVRLDVKVRPRNGGPGGEDLRVVEVALVNQLEDTAEHRDTNWLFQTRLDVTAFSDVGAAVFLPIDDPLTPGSAGPHEDDEENRLRLLYRDSLRHAVGRNVAVDAKVRPGERRAHRLTTTWLPVYDVAATTAPRIEEQPLLAGLELGMDELADLAVPARRRELTAALAPLADGYHAWLQEQRERVQSLPEGLRDTAAAAIDKAEDVCHRITFGIDALATDSTALEAFRFANRAMALQRRNTAVAAARAGHEDDRDSYRRARDAVREKGKEGASWRPFQLAFVLLNLASLSRPGHPDRGTSPEAVVDLLFFPTGGGKTEAYLGLAAYTFALRRLQGVIGTGSDVRSGEAGVGVLMRYTLRLLTAQQFQRAAALVAAAEVLRREAFEGGDRRWGDTPFRIGLWVGTSVSPNWFSEARDQIAGAKESADDKYARVIQVLSCPWCGSGLTAHRDMEYDERRRRVLLYCPRGEGEDRCPFSRTGAPKEGIPVLTVDEEIYRLAPAMLIATVDKLAQLPWNGYAGLLFGRVTELCPVHGYRHEDLDEETGCRPRHRGEQAARTVTRLRPPDLIIQDELHLISGALGTTVGLFEAAVDQLCSWAWTDGNGLRHEVGPKIVASTATTKRAADQVRGVFGRRIAVFPPQVLDVGDTFFSRQVEVSRADPGRRYLGVCAHGTRLKAAEIRVAEILLLGAQQLFDDYGTPGDPYMTLVGYFNATRELAGMRRYLDDDITTRVRSNGSRKGHRTIADRIVSRAGMLTIQELTSRISSSEISATLKRLEGGFDPERDTSDRRRALFAEFAASKREKRDPRALPTHPSKQAVDVVLATSMLQVGVDVSRFGLMLVVGQPKNTAEYIQASSRVGRDPSRPGLVVTLYNWSRPRDLAHFEDFAHYHATFYRQVEALSVTPFTRRALDRGTAPTYIAALRQAAYEHSRNTDAHTVDLDGEIAAEVERRLLDRAEAVGGPRARGYLAERIAALKDAWAGRREGSAVLGYRKEKKKDSLVAGLLRRADGARWDALTVPMSMRETENEINLLLPGGGRLMETPTNSGPAWDFLPGRGEDGPDSGVDADEYGDTAAAGTRKGQR comes from the coding sequence ATGTCCGCCCAGCCCTCTCCGCCACCCGTTCCGCACCCGTTCGACGACGTGCCGCAGACCTTCCTCCCCGGCGACTCGTACGACGCGCGGGAGGCTCTCGAAAACTACATCACGCTGGATCTGCTCGGGCCCTGGGACGGAGACGTGGAGGAACTGCCGCACCGCTCGGCCGGCCCCCGCGACCGCTACCTGGTCGGAATGCTGGGCCCCCGCCCGACCGACGAGACGACGGCCCGGGCTGCCCGCACCGCTGCGCAGCTCGCCGATGTCGAACCGGGCAGCGACGGCGACCGTAGTGACAGCGAGCCGCGTGAGCTGCTCACGCCGCAGGCGTCCGGGCGTATCTGGGCCTCTTCGATGGGGCTGTCGTTCACCGTTCCGGCCGCGGTCGGCACGCTCGCCGTCAAGGCGAGCTGGGGGCGCTACTCGTTGACCGAGACCCTCACCGAGGACGGCCGGACCCTCCGGGTGTGGGGACGCGAGCCGGTGGAACACCGCGAGGACATCGACGTCACCGCCACCGGCGACCACCACCTCGTCCTGGACGGGGACAGGCGCGACCAGCCGTGCGTGCGCCTCGACGTCAAGGTGCGGCCGCGCAACGGTGGACCGGGCGGCGAGGACCTCAGAGTGGTCGAGGTGGCCCTGGTCAACCAGTTGGAGGACACCGCCGAGCACCGTGACACCAACTGGCTGTTCCAGACCCGGCTCGACGTGACCGCCTTCTCCGATGTCGGCGCGGCCGTCTTCCTGCCCATCGACGACCCGCTCACACCCGGTTCCGCCGGCCCGCACGAGGACGACGAGGAGAACCGGCTGCGGCTGCTCTACCGGGACAGCCTGCGCCACGCCGTGGGCCGGAACGTCGCCGTCGACGCCAAGGTGCGGCCGGGGGAGCGCCGCGCCCACCGGCTGACGACCACCTGGCTGCCCGTGTACGACGTGGCCGCCACCACCGCGCCCAGGATCGAGGAACAGCCCCTGCTGGCCGGACTCGAACTCGGCATGGACGAACTCGCCGACCTGGCGGTCCCCGCCCGGCGCCGCGAACTCACCGCGGCACTCGCTCCCCTTGCCGACGGCTACCACGCGTGGCTGCAGGAGCAGCGCGAACGCGTGCAGTCGCTCCCCGAGGGACTGCGGGACACCGCTGCGGCCGCCATCGACAAGGCCGAGGACGTCTGTCACCGGATCACCTTCGGCATCGACGCGCTGGCCACCGACAGCACCGCCCTCGAGGCCTTCCGCTTCGCCAACCGCGCGATGGCGCTCCAGCGGCGCAACACCGCCGTCGCGGCCGCCCGCGCCGGCCACGAGGACGACCGGGACTCCTACCGGCGGGCCCGCGACGCCGTGCGGGAGAAGGGCAAGGAAGGCGCCAGCTGGCGCCCCTTCCAGCTGGCCTTCGTGCTGCTCAACCTCGCATCGCTTTCCCGCCCCGGCCACCCTGACCGCGGCACGAGCCCCGAGGCCGTCGTCGACCTCCTGTTCTTCCCGACAGGTGGCGGCAAGACCGAGGCGTACCTCGGGCTCGCGGCCTACACCTTCGCGCTGCGTCGGCTCCAGGGTGTGATCGGCACAGGCTCCGATGTCCGCAGCGGTGAGGCCGGTGTCGGCGTGCTGATGCGCTACACCCTGCGGCTGCTGACGGCGCAGCAGTTCCAGCGGGCGGCGGCCCTGGTCGCCGCGGCCGAGGTGCTGCGCCGGGAGGCCTTCGAGGGCGGGGACCGGCGGTGGGGTGACACCCCGTTCCGGATCGGCCTCTGGGTGGGGACCTCGGTGTCGCCGAACTGGTTCTCGGAGGCCCGCGACCAGATCGCCGGTGCCAAGGAGAGCGCCGACGACAAGTACGCCAGGGTCATCCAGGTCCTCAGCTGCCCCTGGTGCGGCTCCGGACTGACGGCACACCGGGACATGGAGTACGACGAGCGCAGGCGCCGCGTCCTCCTGTACTGCCCGCGTGGCGAAGGCGAGGACCGCTGCCCCTTCTCCCGTACGGGGGCTCCGAAGGAGGGCATCCCCGTTCTCACGGTGGACGAGGAGATCTACCGGCTGGCACCGGCCATGCTCATCGCGACCGTCGACAAGCTCGCCCAGCTGCCGTGGAACGGCTACGCCGGCCTGCTGTTCGGGCGGGTCACCGAACTCTGCCCGGTGCACGGCTACCGCCACGAGGACCTCGACGAGGAGACCGGCTGCCGCCCCCGGCACCGCGGTGAGCAGGCCGCCCGGACGGTGACCCGGCTGCGTCCGCCGGACCTCATCATCCAGGACGAGCTGCACCTGATCTCCGGTGCGCTCGGCACCACGGTCGGCCTCTTCGAGGCGGCCGTCGACCAGCTGTGCAGCTGGGCCTGGACGGACGGGAACGGGCTCCGGCACGAAGTCGGGCCGAAGATCGTCGCGTCGACCGCGACCACCAAGCGTGCCGCCGACCAGGTGCGGGGCGTCTTCGGACGCCGGATCGCGGTGTTCCCGCCGCAGGTACTGGACGTCGGCGACACTTTCTTCTCCCGGCAGGTCGAGGTCAGCCGCGCCGACCCGGGGCGTCGTTACCTCGGTGTGTGCGCCCACGGGACCAGGCTCAAGGCGGCCGAGATCCGGGTCGCGGAGATCCTCCTGCTCGGCGCGCAGCAGCTGTTCGACGACTACGGCACACCGGGCGACCCCTACATGACGCTGGTCGGTTACTTCAACGCCACCCGCGAGCTGGCAGGTATGCGCCGCTACCTGGACGACGACATCACCACCCGCGTGCGCTCCAACGGCAGCCGCAAGGGGCACCGGACGATCGCCGACCGGATCGTCAGCCGCGCCGGCATGCTGACCATCCAGGAGCTCACCTCCCGGATCTCCTCCTCGGAGATCAGCGCGACCCTCAAGCGGCTGGAGGGCGGCTTCGACCCCGAGCGGGACACCTCGGACCGCCGCCGGGCGCTGTTCGCCGAATTCGCGGCCTCGAAGCGGGAGAAGCGCGACCCCAGGGCCCTGCCCACCCACCCGTCCAAGCAGGCGGTCGATGTCGTCCTGGCGACGTCGATGCTGCAGGTCGGCGTGGACGTCTCCCGGTTCGGCCTGATGCTCGTGGTCGGGCAGCCCAAGAACACCGCCGAGTACATCCAGGCCTCCTCCCGGGTCGGCCGTGACCCGAGCCGCCCCGGTCTCGTCGTCACCCTCTACAACTGGTCGCGCCCCAGGGACCTCGCGCACTTCGAGGACTTCGCGCACTACCACGCCACCTTCTACCGTCAGGTCGAAGCCCTGTCGGTCACCCCGTTCACCCGCCGGGCGCTCGACCGCGGTACCGCGCCGACGTACATCGCAGCGCTGCGCCAGGCCGCCTACGAGCATTCGCGCAACACGGACGCCCACACGGTGGACCTCGACGGTGAGATCGCGGCGGAGGTCGAACGGCGCCTGCTGGACCGCGCGGAGGCGGTCGGCGGTCCGCGGGCACGGGGCTACCTCGCCGAACGCATCGCCGCGCTCAAGGACGCCTGGGCCGGCCGGCGGGAGGGAAGCGCGGTGCTCGGCTACCGCAAGGAGAAGAAGAAGGACAGCCTGGTGGCCGGGTTGCTGCGCCGGGCCGACGGCGCCCGCTGGGACGCCCTCACCGTCCCGATGTCCATGCGCGAGACCGAGAACGAGATCAACCTGCTGCTTCCCGGCGGCGGCCGGCTGATGGAGACGCCCACCAACAGCGGGCCCGCGTGGGACTTCCTCCCCGGCCGGGGCGAGGACGGCCCGGACTCCGGGGTCGACGCGGACGAGTACGGAGACACCGCTGCGGCGGGGACGAGGAAGGGACAGCGATGA